A single genomic interval of Nocardioides nitrophenolicus harbors:
- a CDS encoding class I SAM-dependent methyltransferase, with protein sequence MKQLPGAIPSPNIWHHTATYELENRAADPDGRLWTAMGARADWTGRTVLDLGCGTGYHLPAFAETAGRVIGVEPHAGLAKLAARRLRTRQVANAEVRQGTAQQIPLPDASVDVVHARWAYFFGRGCEPGLVELDRVVRRGGVALVIDNDGSRSTFGRWFRRGYPQLDAPEETERFWSVRGWTLDRVDMGWRFASRADLEAVVRIEFAGEVADQVLAEHQGLEVDYAVNLWSKTF encoded by the coding sequence GTGAAGCAGCTCCCCGGGGCCATCCCGAGCCCCAACATCTGGCACCACACCGCGACCTACGAGCTCGAGAACCGCGCCGCCGACCCCGACGGCCGGCTCTGGACGGCGATGGGGGCGCGGGCCGACTGGACCGGCCGCACCGTGCTCGACCTCGGCTGCGGCACCGGCTACCACCTGCCCGCCTTCGCCGAGACCGCTGGGCGGGTGATCGGCGTCGAGCCGCACGCCGGGCTCGCCAAGCTCGCCGCACGCCGGCTGCGCACCCGCCAGGTCGCCAACGCCGAGGTCCGGCAGGGCACGGCGCAGCAGATCCCGCTCCCCGACGCCTCCGTCGACGTCGTCCACGCCCGGTGGGCCTACTTCTTCGGCCGTGGCTGCGAGCCGGGCCTGGTCGAGCTGGATCGCGTCGTCCGCCGGGGCGGGGTCGCGCTCGTCATCGACAACGACGGCTCACGCTCGACGTTCGGCCGCTGGTTCCGGCGGGGCTATCCCCAGCTCGACGCGCCTGAGGAGACCGAGCGGTTCTGGAGCGTGCGCGGGTGGACCCTGGACCGGGTCGACATGGGCTGGCGGTTCGCGTCCCGCGCGGACCTGGAGGCCGTCGTACGCATCGAGTTCGCGGGCGAGGTGGCGGACCAGGTCCTCGCCGAGCACCAGGGGCTCGAGGTCGACTACGCGGTCAATCTCTGGTCGAAGACGTTCTGA
- a CDS encoding LacI family DNA-binding transcriptional regulator, protein MDTPRPPATLADVAERAGVSRQTVSNAINNPDLLRPDTLARVQDAIEHLDYTPNQAARHLRTRSSHLVGLRLSPAQEFTANMAMDRFVHALVEASREAGYHVLLFSGGRVAEGELPDPLGGYDDLLRSTAVDAFVVTDTYLGNPQTIGLARRKAPFVAFGRPWDDPGSTHPWVDVDGAAGIAAATEHLRAQGHERIAWIGWQPGSRIGEDRRAGWHRAMTALELPTAGLEAAVEDSVLAGGRAAASLLESSAPTAFVCASDTLAVGVLGALADRGLKPGRDVGVVGFDDSQVAQVMGLTSVRQPLEEVAVHLVAALRALLAPGHVAESGVMLQPSLEIRTSSTRD, encoded by the coding sequence GTGGACACCCCCCGCCCACCGGCCACCCTCGCCGACGTCGCCGAGCGGGCCGGCGTCTCCCGGCAGACGGTGTCGAACGCGATCAACAACCCCGACCTGCTGCGTCCCGACACCCTGGCCCGGGTCCAGGACGCGATCGAGCACCTCGACTACACCCCCAACCAGGCCGCTCGCCACCTGCGCACCCGCTCGTCCCACCTGGTCGGGCTGCGGCTCAGCCCGGCGCAGGAGTTCACCGCCAACATGGCGATGGACCGGTTCGTGCACGCGCTGGTCGAGGCCTCGCGCGAGGCGGGCTACCACGTGCTGCTGTTCTCGGGCGGGCGGGTCGCGGAGGGCGAGCTGCCCGACCCCCTCGGTGGGTACGACGACCTGCTCCGCTCCACCGCGGTCGACGCGTTCGTGGTGACCGACACCTATCTCGGCAACCCGCAGACCATCGGTCTCGCGCGGCGCAAGGCGCCGTTCGTGGCGTTCGGCCGGCCCTGGGACGACCCGGGATCGACCCACCCGTGGGTCGACGTCGACGGTGCCGCCGGCATCGCGGCCGCCACCGAGCACCTGCGCGCGCAGGGCCATGAGCGGATCGCCTGGATCGGCTGGCAGCCGGGGTCGAGGATCGGCGAGGACCGGCGCGCGGGCTGGCACCGTGCGATGACCGCGCTCGAGCTGCCGACCGCGGGTCTCGAGGCGGCGGTCGAGGACAGCGTGCTCGCGGGCGGCCGGGCCGCCGCGTCGCTGCTGGAGTCGAGCGCGCCCACGGCGTTCGTCTGCGCGTCCGACACCTTGGCGGTCGGCGTCCTCGGCGCGCTGGCCGACCGCGGTCTCAAGCCCGGCCGCGATGTCGGGGTGGTCGGCTTCGATGACTCGCAGGTCGCCCAGGTGATGGGCCTGACGTCAGTGCGCCAGCCACTGGAGGAGGTCGCGGTGCACCTGGTCGCGGCGCTGCGCGCGCTGCTGGCGCCCGGTCACGTCGCCGAGAGCGGCGTGATGCTCCAGCCGTCGCTGGAGATCAGAACGTCTTCGACCAGAGATTGA
- the disA gene encoding DNA integrity scanning diadenylate cyclase DisA, giving the protein MVTSADPRLREALASIAPGTPLRDGLERILRGRTGALIVLGQDRLVDSLCTGGFELDVPFTATGLRELAKMDGAIIVDGAVNRIIRAAVHLMPDQSIPSEETGTRHRTADRVAKQTGHPVISVSQSMQIIAAYVGETRHVLEDSGQILSRANQALATLERYKLRLDEVSSTLSALEIEDLVTVRDVAVVAQRLEMVSRIAREIEDYVLELGTDGRLLALQLEELVTGVDTERELVIRDYAPSRRRSREPGDLLGKLEQLSSTDLVDPSAVAKVLGIGTGEHLDGAVAPRGYRLLTKVPRLPASVIEGLVDHFGTLQKLLSAGIDDLQAVEGVGELRARSVREGLSRLAESTILERYV; this is encoded by the coding sequence GTGGTCACGTCGGCCGATCCCCGACTCCGCGAGGCCCTCGCGTCCATCGCCCCCGGTACGCCCTTGCGCGACGGACTCGAGCGGATCCTCCGCGGCCGCACCGGAGCGCTGATCGTGCTCGGGCAGGACCGGCTGGTCGACAGCCTGTGCACGGGCGGCTTCGAGCTCGACGTGCCGTTCACCGCCACCGGCCTGCGCGAGCTGGCCAAGATGGACGGCGCGATCATCGTCGACGGCGCGGTGAACCGGATCATCCGGGCGGCGGTCCACCTGATGCCGGACCAGAGCATCCCCTCGGAGGAGACCGGCACCCGCCACCGCACCGCCGACCGGGTCGCGAAGCAGACCGGTCACCCGGTGATCTCGGTGTCCCAGTCGATGCAGATCATCGCGGCGTACGTCGGCGAGACCCGCCACGTGCTCGAGGACTCCGGTCAGATCCTGTCCCGCGCCAACCAGGCGCTGGCGACCCTGGAGCGCTACAAGCTGCGCCTCGACGAGGTCTCCAGCACCCTGTCCGCGCTGGAGATCGAGGACCTGGTGACGGTGCGCGATGTCGCGGTCGTCGCTCAGCGGCTGGAGATGGTCAGCCGGATCGCGCGCGAGATCGAGGACTACGTGCTCGAGCTCGGCACCGACGGCCGGCTGCTCGCGCTCCAGCTCGAGGAGCTGGTCACCGGCGTCGACACCGAGCGCGAGCTGGTGATCCGCGACTACGCCCCCTCCCGGCGCCGCAGCCGCGAGCCCGGCGACCTGCTCGGCAAGCTGGAGCAGCTCTCCTCGACCGACCTGGTCGACCCGTCGGCGGTGGCGAAGGTCCTCGGCATCGGCACCGGCGAGCACCTCGACGGCGCCGTCGCGCCGCGCGGCTACCGGCTGCTCACCAAGGTGCCGCGGCTGCCGGCCAGCGTCATCGAGGGCCTGGTCGACCACTTCGGCACCCTCCAGAAGCTGCTCTCGGCCGGCATCGACGACCTCCAGGCAGTCGAGGGCGTCGGTGAGCTGCGCGCCCGCAGTGTCCGTGAGGGGCTGAGCCGGCTCGCGGAGTCGACGATCCTCGAGCGCTACGTCTAG
- a CDS encoding inositol monophosphatase family protein — MTAPEHDLDVALAALAAGTTTVRAGYGQALRIQAKTGLDFATNVDLEAEHAMLDVITAARPDDAVEGEETGRRGAATASRRWLVDPLCGTVNFAARTPLVAVNVALVDGALTLVAATSDPIAGEVFWTDGVRAALRSADGTDLPLAPSRASRLVDVNCDGPLDRPFVGAQVIDAAFRAAFGPRVGSTTLALAWVAAGRRAGYVSDGAVVDSVHFAAGIALCRAAGCVVTDLSGSELASGRGLIIAADAATHRRLTDLVAPHLAAVTASDRPAAATIHDSRPPRRHHLPNNQA; from the coding sequence GTGACCGCGCCGGAGCATGACCTCGACGTCGCCCTGGCGGCCCTTGCCGCCGGTACGACGACCGTGCGGGCCGGCTACGGGCAGGCGCTCCGCATCCAGGCGAAGACCGGTCTCGACTTCGCGACGAACGTCGACCTCGAGGCGGAGCACGCCATGCTCGACGTGATCACCGCCGCTCGCCCCGACGACGCCGTCGAAGGCGAGGAGACCGGACGCCGGGGTGCCGCGACCGCGTCCCGCCGGTGGCTGGTCGACCCGCTGTGCGGCACCGTCAACTTCGCCGCACGCACGCCGCTGGTGGCAGTCAACGTGGCGCTCGTCGACGGCGCCCTCACCCTGGTCGCCGCGACCTCCGACCCGATCGCCGGCGAGGTGTTCTGGACCGACGGCGTGCGCGCCGCGCTCCGGAGCGCCGACGGCACCGACCTCCCGCTGGCCCCGTCGCGCGCGTCTCGACTGGTCGACGTCAACTGCGACGGGCCGCTCGACCGTCCGTTCGTGGGCGCGCAGGTGATCGACGCCGCCTTCCGCGCCGCCTTCGGGCCGCGGGTCGGATCGACCACGTTGGCCCTCGCCTGGGTGGCGGCGGGCCGGCGCGCCGGCTATGTCAGCGACGGCGCCGTCGTCGACAGCGTCCACTTCGCAGCGGGAATCGCGCTGTGCCGCGCGGCGGGCTGCGTCGTGACCGATCTCAGCGGCTCCGAGCTCGCCTCCGGACGCGGGCTGATCATCGCCGCCGACGCCGCGACCCACCGACGGCTGACCGACCTGGTCGCCCCGCACCTGGCAGCCGTCACCGCCTCCGACCGCCCCGCCGCGGCCACCATCCACGACAGTCGCCCGCCACGACGACACCACCTACCGAATAACCAGGCATGA
- a CDS encoding VOC family protein codes for MRLDHLSYAAGPDGLASTAARLGTAIGREFVDGGVHPRFGTRNMILPLTDGTYLEVVEALDHPASDKAPFGQAVKARSALGGGWLGWAVAVPDIAIVEERLGRSAVPGSRHRPDGTELRWKQIGINGLIADPQLPFFLQWDIPTELHPSTGADGTVSLAGIEIAGDPQRVSEWLGETVEAPLEDVKVEWVAPHGTPGILAAQVLTPNGIVRI; via the coding sequence ATGCGCCTGGACCATCTCTCCTACGCGGCCGGCCCCGACGGACTCGCGAGCACGGCAGCCCGCCTGGGTACGGCGATCGGGCGTGAGTTCGTCGACGGCGGCGTCCACCCCCGCTTCGGCACGCGCAACATGATCCTTCCGCTGACCGACGGCACCTACCTCGAGGTCGTCGAGGCGCTCGACCACCCCGCCTCCGACAAGGCCCCCTTCGGCCAGGCCGTCAAGGCCCGCTCGGCACTCGGCGGGGGCTGGCTCGGCTGGGCCGTCGCCGTCCCCGACATCGCGATCGTCGAGGAGCGCCTCGGCCGCTCGGCCGTCCCCGGCTCGCGGCACCGCCCCGACGGCACCGAGCTGCGCTGGAAGCAGATCGGCATCAACGGCCTCATCGCCGACCCCCAGCTGCCGTTCTTCCTGCAGTGGGACATCCCCACCGAGCTGCACCCCTCCACCGGCGCCGACGGCACCGTCTCCCTGGCCGGCATCGAGATCGCCGGCGACCCGCAGCGGGTCAGCGAGTGGCTCGGCGAGACCGTCGAGGCGCCACTCGAGGACGTCAAGGTCGAGTGGGTCGCGCCGCACGGCACCCCCGGCATCCTCGCCGCGCAGGTGCTCACGCCCAACGGGATCGTACGCATCTAA
- a CDS encoding NHL repeat-containing protein has product MLGAAVAGLVGVGVLSPAPGAVAADPGPAGYAYATEWIYSTDASEVPQAVATDAAGRVYAVGPNSGYGDDNSTVRAYDPNGGLVTQWEVPFPNIGDLTVDAAGNVHVGDYSGHVPSDVPAGVYVYSPAGAYLRWYPMRPCCDVNETVGGIGIGPNGRTYVASPTSDQVVVFNADGTRYKTFSGSGVAPGRLKSPWGLDVAPDGSVVVADRDNSRVQVFTAEGVYVTGWGQSGTGPGQFVTAASSFNVEVRDDGLVYVVDGTDRVQVFTLAGQYLGTVLATTKRSGDTMTGLTGVAFGPQRELYVAGKLFPFENGVAKYVLAGTGAGVAKVKAPKRGVQVTKRKVRLTVRCVSATPCSGTLSLTVKGKPVATPKAYAVAPGGEAKVAVKLTKKGLKKVRKKPVTKAVASVTGGATKVKIRR; this is encoded by the coding sequence GTGCTGGGTGCCGCTGTCGCCGGGCTGGTGGGCGTGGGTGTGCTGAGCCCGGCGCCGGGAGCGGTGGCGGCCGACCCGGGGCCCGCGGGCTACGCGTACGCCACGGAGTGGATCTACTCGACCGACGCCTCCGAGGTGCCGCAGGCCGTGGCGACCGACGCGGCCGGAAGGGTCTACGCGGTCGGCCCCAACTCCGGCTACGGCGACGACAACTCCACGGTGCGGGCCTACGACCCCAACGGCGGGCTGGTGACCCAGTGGGAGGTGCCCTTCCCCAATATCGGCGACCTGACCGTGGACGCCGCGGGCAACGTCCACGTCGGCGACTACTCCGGCCATGTCCCGTCGGACGTCCCGGCCGGGGTCTACGTCTACTCCCCGGCCGGCGCCTACCTGCGGTGGTACCCGATGCGGCCCTGCTGTGACGTCAACGAGACCGTGGGCGGGATCGGCATCGGGCCCAACGGGCGTACCTATGTCGCCAGCCCGACCAGCGACCAGGTCGTCGTCTTCAACGCCGACGGCACGCGGTACAAGACGTTCAGCGGCTCTGGCGTTGCGCCGGGGCGGCTGAAGTCGCCGTGGGGGCTCGACGTGGCTCCCGACGGGAGCGTCGTGGTCGCCGATCGCGACAACAGCCGGGTCCAGGTGTTCACCGCCGAGGGCGTCTACGTCACCGGTTGGGGACAGTCGGGCACGGGGCCGGGGCAGTTCGTGACCGCCGCGAGCAGCTTCAACGTCGAGGTGCGCGACGACGGCCTGGTCTACGTGGTCGACGGCACCGACCGGGTGCAGGTGTTCACCCTCGCCGGTCAGTACCTCGGCACGGTACTCGCGACGACCAAGCGGAGCGGAGACACCATGACCGGCCTGACCGGTGTCGCCTTCGGCCCGCAGCGCGAGCTCTACGTAGCCGGCAAGCTGTTCCCGTTCGAGAACGGCGTCGCGAAGTACGTCCTCGCCGGTACCGGCGCCGGTGTGGCCAAGGTGAAGGCGCCGAAGCGCGGGGTGCAGGTCACCAAGCGGAAGGTGCGGCTCACGGTGCGGTGTGTCAGCGCGACGCCGTGCTCGGGCACGCTGAGCCTGACGGTGAAGGGCAAGCCGGTCGCGACGCCGAAGGCCTACGCCGTCGCCCCGGGCGGCGAGGCCAAGGTCGCGGTGAAGCTGACCAAGAAGGGGCTGAAGAAGGTCCGCAAGAAGCCGGTGACCAAGGCGGTGGCGAGCGTGACCGGCGGGGCGACGAAGGTCAAGATCCGGCGCTGA
- a CDS encoding sensor histidine kinase, with the protein MTTVPRPSAGRPGAAGVARELLRRTAPFVPGDGSATRSLADSMQRAFLVGTLGWQVLMVAAVFAAPGPVSRLLPLLAAHVAAVVLTWLVRPGGLPAWVPLATTYALFIADWAVADSANDPLLFAACWMMNLAGATPTFLLRGRSALLVPAVASVAVTGAMLVLRPDLGPALPVSVLLTQVSIVLATRIAQSYLYDFAALADEASAAARRDQAAAAVQAAASRASAEDARVLHDTVINTLAALASGGAAVSDVQAVRERCARDIATVAALRDGADPDVDESHGLRAASYDTRVRVHHRGLSDEDLAALESGLPPRQRRALQRAVAELVQNAAKHAGVDEVEVRAERRGSELRVTVADDGAGFDGHVGASGGLATSVRARALDAGVGVVIDTAPGAGTRVALTVDVAGAVASPAPDPQGDIADVVMALRRRACLLYSVGVAVIGFYLAVANHLGEVSPELAMAALALLGAGLGWRSTRVHGVLPVSVVAVLVVASGTAFVLSAAAVDYGREEAPNWQAVGATGMLVLIAEFGRRAALIAACAAYGAVVLTVAALVARSDGPAAIIVLMAGAAAFGLVAGWRRFQHIIAAIGAAAAADQHAAWTARTRLAEREAADRSRARWRDAGLNRSLELLETARSADDPGDPALRPRFAAEEAYLRQLTLLHPDLVHVGQWFARALNDAHDNGVRLVVRSGATDLPTDLAADLGGVLLAAVADAPSGADLTVTLFPDPAGARLTLVGAHPYVGAGVRAAAGPLGAAARVRSIGEQEMAEILIDLSA; encoded by the coding sequence GTGACGACGGTTCCACGGCCGAGCGCCGGCCGGCCGGGAGCGGCGGGCGTCGCTCGCGAGCTGCTGCGTCGTACCGCGCCCTTCGTCCCGGGAGACGGCAGCGCCACCCGGAGCCTGGCGGACTCGATGCAGCGTGCGTTCCTGGTCGGCACCCTCGGCTGGCAGGTGCTGATGGTCGCGGCGGTGTTCGCGGCGCCCGGGCCGGTGTCCCGGCTGCTGCCCCTCCTGGCGGCCCACGTCGCGGCCGTCGTGCTGACCTGGCTGGTGCGCCCGGGCGGGCTGCCGGCCTGGGTCCCGCTGGCGACCACCTACGCGCTGTTCATCGCTGACTGGGCCGTGGCCGACTCGGCCAACGACCCGCTCCTGTTCGCGGCCTGCTGGATGATGAACCTGGCCGGCGCCACGCCGACCTTCCTGCTGCGGGGGCGCTCGGCGCTGCTCGTCCCGGCCGTGGCCTCGGTCGCCGTGACCGGCGCCATGCTGGTGCTCCGGCCGGACCTGGGGCCGGCGCTGCCGGTCTCGGTCCTCTTGACGCAGGTCTCGATCGTGCTGGCGACCAGGATCGCCCAGTCCTACCTCTACGACTTCGCGGCGCTGGCCGACGAGGCGTCCGCGGCCGCGCGGCGGGACCAGGCCGCGGCGGCTGTCCAGGCCGCCGCCAGCCGGGCCTCCGCCGAGGACGCCCGGGTCCTGCACGACACGGTGATCAACACGCTCGCGGCCCTGGCGAGCGGCGGCGCCGCGGTGAGCGACGTCCAGGCCGTGCGGGAGCGCTGTGCCCGTGACATCGCGACGGTGGCCGCGCTGCGCGACGGCGCCGACCCGGACGTCGACGAGAGCCACGGCCTGCGTGCGGCGTCGTACGACACCCGGGTGCGCGTGCATCACCGTGGCCTGAGCGACGAAGACCTGGCGGCGCTCGAGTCCGGGCTTCCTCCGCGGCAGCGGCGAGCGCTCCAGCGAGCGGTGGCCGAGCTGGTGCAGAACGCGGCCAAGCACGCGGGCGTCGACGAGGTCGAGGTGCGCGCGGAGCGGCGTGGCAGCGAGCTGCGCGTCACCGTGGCCGACGACGGGGCCGGCTTCGACGGGCACGTCGGCGCGTCCGGTGGGCTGGCCACGTCGGTGCGGGCGCGGGCGCTCGACGCCGGTGTCGGTGTCGTCATCGACACCGCGCCCGGGGCCGGCACCCGGGTCGCGCTCACCGTCGATGTCGCGGGGGCCGTCGCGTCGCCCGCCCCCGACCCGCAGGGCGACATCGCGGACGTGGTCATGGCACTGCGTCGGCGTGCCTGCCTGCTCTACAGCGTCGGGGTGGCGGTCATCGGCTTCTACCTCGCCGTCGCCAACCATCTCGGCGAGGTGAGCCCCGAGCTCGCGATGGCCGCCCTCGCGCTGCTCGGTGCCGGCCTCGGCTGGCGCAGCACGCGCGTTCACGGGGTGCTCCCGGTGTCGGTGGTGGCCGTGCTGGTCGTCGCGTCCGGGACGGCTTTCGTGCTGTCGGCGGCGGCGGTCGACTACGGCCGGGAGGAGGCGCCGAACTGGCAGGCGGTCGGCGCCACCGGCATGCTCGTGCTGATCGCCGAGTTCGGACGCCGCGCCGCGCTGATCGCGGCCTGCGCGGCGTACGGCGCCGTGGTCCTCACCGTCGCAGCGCTCGTCGCCCGGTCCGACGGGCCGGCCGCGATCATCGTGCTGATGGCCGGGGCCGCGGCGTTCGGGCTGGTCGCCGGCTGGCGTCGGTTCCAGCACATCATCGCGGCCATCGGCGCGGCGGCCGCGGCCGACCAGCACGCGGCCTGGACGGCCCGCACGCGGCTTGCCGAGCGGGAGGCCGCCGACCGATCGCGGGCGCGCTGGCGCGACGCGGGACTGAACCGTTCGCTCGAGCTCCTCGAGACCGCGCGCTCCGCCGACGACCCCGGCGATCCCGCCCTGCGGCCGCGGTTCGCCGCCGAGGAGGCCTACCTGCGCCAGCTCACCCTGCTCCACCCGGACCTGGTGCACGTCGGCCAGTGGTTCGCCCGCGCCCTCAACGATGCCCACGACAACGGGGTCCGCCTCGTCGTGCGCTCGGGCGCCACGGACCTGCCGACCGACCTCGCCGCCGACCTCGGCGGCGTCCTGCTCGCCGCGGTAGCCGATGCGCCGAGCGGCGCCGACCTCACCGTCACGCTCTTCCCCGACCCCGCCGGAGCCCGGCTGACGTTGGTCGGCGCGCATCCGTACGTCGGGGCCGGCGTACGGGCCGCGGCCGGGCCGCTCGGGGCCGCCGCGCGGGTGCGGTCCATCGGGGAGCAGGAGATGGCCGAGATCCTGATCGACCTCTCCGCCTGA
- the radA gene encoding DNA repair protein RadA, whose amino-acid sequence MAGSKTRSTYRCSECGWSTARWVGRCGECQAWGSVSEVATASASPSGRTSAAPVTSAAVPIGQVSAERAVHHRSGVPELDRVLGGGLVPGAAVLLAGEPGVGKSTLLLEVAARTAAARQRTLYVTGEESAAQVRLRADRTGGIHDQLYLAAETDLGAVLTHIEQVRPSTVVIDSVQTISASGVDGVPGGVTQVKEVAQALVRMAKSRDITVVMIGHVTKDGAIAGPRVLEHLVDVVLHFEGERNSRFRMLRAVKNRFGPVDEVGCFDLGPDGIRTVDDPTGIFVERHHGRVPGTCVAVSMEGRRPLLAEVQGLVTLSPAERPRRTTSGIDGSRLAMILAVLQQHCGIRLHQHDVFASTVGGARLSDPGADLALAVAVASAHFVSAPPAGVVALGEIGLSGELRRVRDLPQRLAEAARLGFAMAVVPADPGTAQGVRRAASQRTVDGMRVIEVPDVASALTALHLDRRTKHALEVVE is encoded by the coding sequence ATGGCTGGTTCGAAAACACGTTCGACTTACCGCTGCAGCGAGTGCGGGTGGTCCACCGCGCGCTGGGTGGGCCGGTGCGGGGAGTGCCAGGCCTGGGGCTCGGTGTCCGAGGTCGCCACCGCGAGCGCCAGCCCTTCGGGGCGCACGTCCGCCGCCCCGGTGACCAGTGCCGCGGTCCCGATCGGCCAGGTCTCCGCCGAGCGGGCCGTCCACCACCGCTCCGGCGTGCCGGAGCTCGACCGGGTGCTCGGCGGCGGCCTGGTGCCGGGCGCGGCCGTCCTCCTCGCCGGCGAGCCGGGCGTCGGCAAGTCGACCCTGCTGCTCGAGGTGGCGGCGCGCACTGCCGCCGCCCGCCAGCGCACCCTCTACGTCACCGGCGAGGAGTCGGCCGCCCAGGTGCGGCTGCGCGCCGACCGCACGGGCGGCATCCACGACCAGCTCTACCTCGCCGCCGAGACCGACCTCGGCGCGGTGCTCACCCACATCGAGCAGGTCCGCCCGAGCACCGTCGTCATCGACTCGGTCCAGACGATCAGCGCCTCCGGCGTCGACGGGGTCCCCGGCGGGGTCACCCAGGTCAAGGAGGTCGCGCAGGCGCTGGTGCGGATGGCCAAGAGCCGCGACATCACCGTGGTGATGATCGGCCACGTCACCAAGGACGGCGCGATCGCCGGCCCCCGCGTGCTGGAACACCTCGTCGACGTGGTGCTGCACTTCGAGGGCGAGCGCAACTCCCGGTTCCGGATGCTGCGCGCGGTCAAGAACCGGTTCGGCCCGGTCGACGAGGTCGGCTGCTTCGACCTCGGCCCCGACGGCATCCGCACCGTCGACGACCCGACCGGGATCTTCGTCGAGCGCCACCACGGCCGCGTCCCCGGCACGTGCGTCGCCGTCTCGATGGAGGGGCGCCGCCCGCTGCTGGCCGAGGTGCAGGGCCTGGTGACGCTGTCGCCCGCCGAGCGGCCTCGGCGTACCACCTCGGGGATCGACGGCTCCCGGCTGGCGATGATCCTCGCCGTGCTCCAGCAGCACTGCGGCATCCGCCTCCACCAGCACGACGTCTTCGCCTCGACCGTCGGCGGCGCCCGCCTCAGCGACCCCGGCGCCGACCTCGCCCTCGCCGTCGCCGTCGCATCCGCCCACTTCGTCAGCGCCCCGCCCGCCGGCGTCGTCGCCCTCGGCGAGATCGGCCTCTCCGGCGAGCTGCGCCGGGTCCGCGACCTCCCCCAGCGGCTCGCCGAGGCCGCCCGCCTCGGCTTCGCCATGGCCGTCGTCCCCGCCGACCCCGGCACCGCCCAGGGCGTACGCCGCGCCGCCAGCCAGCGCACCGTCGACGGCATGCGCGTCATCGAGGTCCCCGACGTCGCCTCGGCCCTCACCGCCCTCCACCTCGACCGTCGTACCAAGCACGCGTTGGAGGTGGTCGAGTAG
- a CDS encoding GNAT family N-acetyltransferase, which translates to MHTGDLSLIATLDIGGTRGPQGWIEWTLQNYETYGFGLWVIETHAGEFVGDCGLTLQPVEGEQLVEVGWHVRAPLRRRGYASEAAAAVRDAAREAGIDHLVAIIRPDNLPSQRVAARIGLALEGEVHAHGGPALVFGTDLTPTDPLP; encoded by the coding sequence ATGCACACCGGCGACCTCTCCCTGATCGCGACGCTGGACATCGGTGGCACCCGAGGTCCCCAGGGCTGGATCGAGTGGACCCTCCAGAACTACGAGACCTACGGCTTCGGGCTGTGGGTGATCGAGACCCATGCCGGTGAGTTCGTCGGCGACTGCGGGCTGACCCTGCAGCCGGTCGAGGGTGAGCAGCTGGTCGAGGTCGGCTGGCACGTCCGTGCGCCCCTGCGCCGCCGGGGCTATGCGTCCGAGGCCGCGGCGGCCGTCCGCGACGCCGCCCGGGAGGCCGGGATCGACCACCTGGTGGCGATCATCCGTCCGGACAACCTCCCGTCCCAGCGCGTGGCCGCGAGGATCGGCCTGGCCCTCGAGGGCGAGGTGCACGCCCACGGCGGACCGGCGCTGGTCTTCGGCACCGACCTCACCCCGACGGACCCGTTGCCGTGA